Proteins encoded within one genomic window of Acidobacteriota bacterium:
- the tgt gene encoding tRNA guanosine(34) transglycosylase Tgt: MSIQFELLAQDTQTNARAGILRTAASEIETPVFMPVGTLGSVKALTQDMLEEMDVRILLGNTYHLYLRPGHAVVRELGGLHSFMSWNRSILTDSGGFQVFSLGKLRKITEEGVMFQSHLDGSRHLLSPEKSMEIQAALGSNIVMAFDECTPYPATREQVVASLELTARWARRSRQAFDRLADRERQVLFGIVQGGVHPDLRLRSLESLVEIGFEGYAIGGLSVGESKEQMYDTTEFIAPRLPADKPRYLMGVGTPEDLVECVARGVDMFDCVMPTRNARNGQVFTSRGKVNIKNATHIREEGPIDPNCACRVCQRYSRAYVHHLYRTGEILASILCTYHNIHFYLDTMRSIRQSIRSGLFSEFRTSLLRNLTSGE, translated from the coding sequence ATGTCGATTCAGTTTGAACTGCTTGCTCAAGATACACAGACCAATGCCCGGGCTGGAATTCTCCGGACCGCCGCCAGTGAAATTGAAACCCCGGTGTTTATGCCGGTTGGTACCCTGGGAAGCGTCAAAGCCCTGACCCAGGATATGCTTGAAGAAATGGATGTGCGAATCCTGCTCGGCAATACCTATCATTTGTACCTGCGTCCCGGACACGCCGTCGTGCGTGAACTGGGCGGGCTGCATTCTTTTATGAGTTGGAACCGCTCGATTTTAACTGATAGCGGTGGTTTTCAGGTTTTTTCGCTCGGGAAACTGCGCAAAATTACCGAGGAAGGGGTGATGTTTCAATCACACCTTGACGGGTCTCGACATCTGCTCAGTCCTGAAAAATCAATGGAGATCCAGGCGGCGCTTGGCTCAAACATTGTGATGGCGTTTGATGAATGCACGCCCTATCCCGCCACCCGTGAACAGGTTGTCGCCTCTCTTGAATTGACCGCCCGCTGGGCCAGACGTTCACGCCAGGCTTTTGATCGTCTGGCTGACCGTGAACGCCAGGTTCTGTTTGGGATTGTACAGGGTGGGGTTCATCCTGACTTGCGGTTGCGTTCGTTGGAAAGTCTGGTTGAAATCGGGTTTGAAGGCTATGCCATCGGCGGTCTGAGTGTTGGCGAGTCAAAAGAGCAAATGTATGATACGACTGAGTTTATTGCCCCTCGATTACCAGCCGACAAGCCTCGCTATTTGATGGGTGTCGGAACCCCCGAGGATCTGGTCGAATGTGTCGCGCGTGGGGTGGATATGTTTGATTGTGTAATGCCAACCCGCAATGCCCGAAACGGACAGGTCTTTACGTCACGAGGAAAGGTCAATATTAAGAATGCCACTCACATCCGCGAAGAGGGGCCGATTGACCCAAACTGCGCCTGTCGGGTATGTCAGCGCTATTCACGTGCCTATGTTCACCACCTGTATCGAACCGGTGAGATTCTGGCCTCGATCCTGTGTACTTACCACAATATCCACTTCTACCTTGACACTATGCGGAGCATAAGGCAATCTATCCGGTCTGGTCTGTTCTCGGAATTTCGGACATCTCTGCTCCGTAACCTCACGTCAGGAGAATAA
- the yajC gene encoding preprotein translocase subunit YajC, translated as MHLELLLFLQNSGGSALSAFLPIIIVIGIFFLLVILPQRKQQQKHQEMLDSLKSGDKVIALGGLLGTVMSVSPKDNTVQLQIAPSVRVEVVRNAITALQQEKSEK; from the coding sequence ATGCATTTAGAACTTCTTTTGTTTCTACAAAATAGCGGCGGCAGTGCGCTGAGTGCCTTCTTGCCCATCATTATCGTCATCGGCATTTTCTTTCTGCTCGTCATCCTGCCCCAACGCAAGCAGCAGCAGAAACACCAGGAAATGCTCGACAGCCTCAAAAGCGGTGACAAAGTGATTGCCCTTGGCGGGTTGCTTGGCACGGTGATGAGTGTCAGCCCAAAGGACAATACCGTTCAATTGCAGATTGCTCCTTCTGTGCGAGTTGAGGTTGTTCGGAACGCCATCACCGCCCTGCAGCAAGAGAAATCCGAGAAATAA
- the secD gene encoding protein translocase subunit SecD has translation MRKNLLQRAVLILSVTGICLYLTLIGYRRPTMKDFTSWSQVKTNLANNLKLGLDLKGGSQLLMQVRAEEVIAQVTTNNIEAAKTRLQKKGITVANASSSRPGQISVTISDAARAQEAETELRLDLDKQEWASSISGSTVTFTLNESAAEAIREQSVTQAMTIIENRINAFGVAEQSLQRYGRQNSYQILLQLPGVDDPERVKKTLVLESKLELRPTDSPFQTYPSLEEAQKAAAGKKDSEGNEFEPLPYDERGDDETEEAATPATPDPSKPAVYVLIAKKNVITGGDIRDALAIPADTSGKDYKINFRLKQAGAEKFKTWTGANIGKNLAIVLNNRVKSAPSIRSEISDSGEITGNFTKTSGEDLALVLRSGALPARVDYIEERTVGPSLGADSIRSGVLASVAGLIFIMIFMGIYYQFSGLNAIVSLVLNLIMLIAVLAMFGATLTLPGIAGIILTIGMAVDSNVLIFERIREELKLGKAVVSAVETGFAKAFITIIDTHVTTIVSSTFLFIFGTGPIRGFAITLIIGLLANLFTATFVSRTMFGYVLTRKERVTSLSI, from the coding sequence ATGCGTAAGAATTTGCTCCAGCGTGCCGTCCTGATTTTATCCGTCACGGGTATCTGTCTGTACCTGACCCTGATTGGCTATCGCCGACCAACCATGAAGGATTTTACCTCCTGGTCACAGGTCAAAACCAACCTGGCGAACAATCTTAAACTTGGACTTGACTTGAAAGGCGGCTCTCAGTTGCTGATGCAGGTCCGGGCCGAAGAAGTCATTGCTCAGGTGACCACGAACAATATTGAAGCCGCCAAAACTCGCCTTCAAAAGAAGGGAATTACGGTTGCCAATGCCAGCAGTAGCCGACCTGGCCAGATTTCAGTCACGATTTCTGATGCCGCCCGCGCCCAGGAAGCCGAAACCGAACTCCGCCTGGATCTTGATAAACAGGAATGGGCGTCCTCGATCAGTGGCAGCACCGTCACCTTTACGCTCAACGAATCGGCGGCTGAAGCCATCCGTGAACAATCCGTGACCCAGGCCATGACGATCATTGAGAATCGAATCAATGCCTTTGGCGTGGCGGAACAAAGTTTACAGCGGTACGGACGGCAAAATTCTTACCAGATTCTGTTGCAACTGCCTGGGGTGGATGATCCGGAACGTGTCAAAAAGACGCTGGTTCTGGAATCCAAGCTTGAACTTCGCCCCACGGATTCGCCTTTCCAGACCTATCCTTCCCTTGAAGAAGCCCAAAAAGCGGCGGCTGGAAAAAAAGATAGCGAAGGCAATGAGTTTGAACCGCTCCCCTACGATGAACGCGGGGATGACGAAACCGAAGAGGCTGCCACTCCGGCCACGCCTGACCCGTCAAAACCCGCCGTGTATGTGCTGATTGCCAAAAAGAACGTCATCACCGGAGGCGACATTCGCGACGCGCTTGCCATTCCGGCTGATACATCCGGCAAGGACTATAAAATCAATTTCCGACTCAAACAGGCGGGCGCTGAGAAGTTTAAGACCTGGACCGGCGCCAACATTGGCAAAAATCTGGCGATTGTGCTCAACAACCGGGTGAAGTCAGCCCCATCAATTCGCTCTGAGATCAGTGATTCCGGTGAAATTACCGGCAACTTTACCAAGACATCGGGTGAAGACCTGGCGTTGGTGCTCCGCTCGGGCGCCCTTCCGGCACGGGTTGACTACATTGAAGAACGCACCGTTGGCCCGTCACTCGGAGCAGATTCAATCCGAAGCGGTGTGCTGGCGTCGGTGGCTGGACTGATCTTCATTATGATTTTTATGGGGATTTACTACCAGTTTTCTGGCCTGAACGCCATTGTGTCGCTGGTTTTAAATCTGATTATGTTGATTGCGGTGCTGGCGATGTTTGGTGCCACCTTGACCTTGCCTGGAATTGCCGGGATCATCTTGACGATTGGGATGGCGGTTGACTCCAACGTGCTGATTTTTGAGCGCATTCGCGAAGAACTCAAACTTGGGAAGGCGGTTGTCTCCGCAGTTGAAACCGGATTTGCCAAAGCGTTCATAACCATCATTGACACCCACGTGACCACAATTGTGTCATCCACCTTCTTGTTCATCTTTGGAACTGGGCCGATTCGTGGTTTTGCCATCACGCTCATCATTGGGTTGCTTGCCAACTTGTTTACCGCCACTTTTGTGTCCCGAACGATGTTTGGCTATGTGCTGACGCGAAAAGAACGTGTGACCAGCTTGAGCATCTAA
- the secF gene encoding protein translocase subunit SecF: protein MVTRGFNLGVDFAGGSKATVRFKSDPSEDRIRVALEKVGIAGDKITLQRSGQRIGQGAPRHEMIVTVPDIPKDKIIEALEKHYPQAAPPAGLTNLNNGGAREIAIILLEKDPLSFRTNLPPGDAEKEYNRFAESVIRYRTSAPAGLITELNQIPVDGFDAKFREALPKFFYAGEFSLIGFENVGPQVGQDLQRRAVLVTLVSCLGMLVFIAFRFEWIYGVAAIVATLHDVIVTLGMFSLFQWEISLTFIAAILTLIGYSMNDTIVIFDRIRETLKVRRREDLVKVTNDALNQTLSRTIIASGLTFLSVVALLLFGGEVLKSFSLVLVIGILIGTYSSIAVASPIMIWWKRREEGQRQQQETEKKALKKKGAGESNAVKVESKTTAKSAPAR, encoded by the coding sequence ATGGTCACTCGTGGGTTTAACCTGGGTGTCGATTTTGCCGGCGGTTCAAAAGCGACCGTTCGATTTAAATCCGACCCCAGTGAAGATCGCATTCGGGTAGCACTGGAAAAGGTAGGGATTGCCGGCGATAAAATTACACTCCAAAGGTCAGGTCAGCGGATTGGCCAGGGGGCTCCTCGGCATGAAATGATCGTGACGGTGCCCGATATTCCGAAAGATAAAATTATCGAAGCACTGGAAAAGCACTACCCTCAAGCAGCGCCGCCAGCCGGGCTCACCAATCTCAATAATGGTGGTGCCCGGGAAATTGCCATCATTTTGTTGGAGAAAGACCCGCTTTCTTTCAGGACCAACCTTCCACCTGGGGATGCTGAAAAAGAATACAACCGGTTTGCTGAAAGCGTGATTCGCTACCGAACCAGTGCTCCAGCCGGGTTGATCACCGAATTGAACCAGATTCCCGTGGACGGCTTTGATGCCAAATTCCGCGAAGCCCTTCCCAAGTTCTTTTATGCCGGCGAATTTAGCCTGATTGGGTTTGAAAACGTGGGGCCACAAGTCGGGCAGGATTTGCAACGCCGGGCCGTGTTGGTGACGCTGGTTTCATGCCTCGGGATGCTTGTGTTTATTGCCTTCCGCTTTGAGTGGATTTACGGCGTGGCGGCGATTGTGGCCACTCTGCACGATGTGATTGTTACCCTGGGGATGTTTTCTCTGTTTCAGTGGGAAATCTCGTTGACCTTTATCGCGGCTATTTTGACGCTGATTGGGTATTCGATGAACGATACCATCGTGATTTTTGACCGAATCCGGGAAACATTGAAGGTCCGACGGCGTGAAGATTTGGTCAAAGTAACCAACGACGCGCTTAACCAGACACTGTCCCGAACCATCATTGCCTCAGGATTAACGTTCCTTTCGGTTGTGGCCTTGCTCCTGTTCGGCGGGGAAGTCCTCAAGAGCTTTTCACTGGTGCTGGTGATTGGGATTTTAATTGGGACATACTCCTCCATCGCCGTGGCCAGCCCAATTATGATCTGGTGGAAGCGTCGTGAAGAAGGCCAACGTCAGCAGCAAGAAACTGAGAAGAAAGCCTTGAAAAAAAAGGGAGCCGGTGAGTCAAATGCGGTAAAGGTTGAATCAAAAACCACGGCCAAATCGGCACCAGCCCGGTAA
- a CDS encoding energy transducer TonB has translation MFNNLVESTSHRPEAKRNATFIAVTFAIWTLVFLGALVAGVLYFNAQLDEQLSKIEIDVSFSGGAPPPVASGPKPKVQPKAVPVVAPVFAAPKEAPKVIDTTPSPPKQIVAYDPNATGPAGPSGPAGPATGLGGFGDGDGDFGDGDGSNARPAPPPPRPPDPPPPPSVVRRSEGVIRGNASSRITPDYPPLARSARVAGDVVVEITISENGDVIAARCVSGHALLQQSALSAARRWKFKPTLLNNTPVKVTGILTFRYTL, from the coding sequence ATGTTCAATAACCTGGTTGAATCAACGTCGCATCGTCCGGAGGCAAAACGGAACGCCACGTTTATTGCGGTCACATTTGCCATTTGGACACTGGTTTTCCTGGGAGCATTGGTCGCTGGGGTCCTCTATTTCAATGCTCAACTGGATGAACAGCTCTCCAAAATTGAGATTGACGTCTCTTTTTCAGGTGGTGCTCCGCCACCGGTTGCCAGCGGGCCCAAGCCGAAAGTACAGCCCAAGGCTGTACCCGTCGTTGCCCCTGTTTTTGCTGCACCCAAAGAAGCCCCCAAGGTAATTGACACCACCCCATCACCCCCCAAACAGATTGTGGCATATGATCCAAACGCAACCGGTCCGGCTGGTCCGTCCGGCCCGGCTGGCCCAGCCACGGGACTTGGCGGCTTTGGCGATGGTGATGGTGATTTCGGGGATGGTGACGGTTCAAATGCTCGCCCAGCACCGCCGCCGCCACGACCGCCAGATCCACCGCCGCCCCCATCAGTGGTCCGTCGGAGTGAAGGCGTTATCCGTGGAAATGCCAGCAGTCGTATCACGCCCGATTATCCGCCGCTGGCTCGCTCAGCCCGCGTGGCTGGTGACGTCGTGGTTGAAATTACCATTTCCGAAAATGGAGACGTCATTGCCGCCCGGTGTGTCAGTGGGCACGCCTTGTTGCAACAATCTGCGCTGAGTGCTGCTCGTCGTTGGAAGTTTAAACCGACACTGCTCAACAACACACCGGTGAAGGTCACTGGTATCTTGACGTTCCGCTATACACTCTAA
- a CDS encoding MotA/TolQ/ExbB proton channel family protein, with protein MTLVLAKLGIWMMQVTPVLAFFQEAAPEDFSMLGMIKKMGFVALSVAIILALMSIYSIAIMVERFLTYNAAKKQSREFAPKVAQALKDDRIEEAINISDRHKKSHLAIVVNAGLQEFRAHQMDSQISGEVVEASKRALQRATAVKMAEFKRGLSGLATIGSTAPFVGLFGTVVGIINAFQEMNKQKATGIGAVAGGISEALIETAFGLVVAIPAVWMFNYFTGKVEAFQVEMENSSSELIDYFLKRRGAK; from the coding sequence ATGACATTGGTTTTGGCAAAGCTCGGAATTTGGATGATGCAGGTAACCCCCGTGCTGGCTTTCTTTCAGGAAGCCGCCCCAGAAGACTTTTCAATGCTGGGAATGATCAAAAAGATGGGGTTCGTCGCCCTGTCCGTAGCCATCATTCTCGCCTTGATGTCAATTTACTCAATCGCCATCATGGTGGAACGCTTCTTGACCTACAACGCGGCCAAGAAACAGTCCCGCGAATTTGCACCCAAGGTTGCGCAAGCCCTGAAGGACGACCGCATCGAAGAAGCGATCAACATTTCAGACCGCCACAAAAAGAGCCACCTCGCCATTGTGGTCAATGCCGGTTTGCAAGAGTTCCGGGCTCACCAAATGGATTCACAGATTTCAGGTGAAGTGGTTGAAGCCTCGAAACGTGCCTTGCAGCGCGCCACAGCCGTGAAGATGGCTGAATTCAAGCGCGGCCTGTCGGGTCTGGCTACCATCGGTTCCACCGCCCCCTTCGTGGGGTTGTTTGGAACAGTGGTCGGGATCATCAACGCTTTCCAGGAAATGAACAAGCAAAAGGCGACCGGTATCGGTGCTGTGGCTGGTGGTATTTCCGAAGCTTTGATCGAAACCGCATTTGGTCTCGTGGTGGCTATCCCCGCAGTGTGGATGTTCAACTACTTTACCGGTAAGGTTGAAGCTTTCCAGGTTGAAATGGAAAACTCATCCTCAGAACTGATTGACTACTTCTTGAAACGTCGAGGAGCGAAGTAA
- a CDS encoding biopolymer transporter ExbD yields MGMSTGGSSSYNSEINVTPLVDVMLVLLIIFMVITPLLSEGVKVSLPESEYGKEDEDITKDDSVVVSVAGVGIVYLGKEPISKDSLGEKLKEKMAKAARDRTSQVVYVRAEKTVPVGEVYDVIKAAQDANVPNLGLVTEKKK; encoded by the coding sequence ATGGGAATGTCAACTGGTGGTAGCAGCAGCTACAACTCAGAAATCAACGTGACTCCCTTGGTTGACGTGATGCTGGTCTTGCTGATCATTTTTATGGTGATCACCCCGCTCTTGTCGGAAGGTGTCAAAGTGAGCCTCCCCGAATCCGAATATGGGAAGGAAGATGAGGATATCACCAAAGATGACTCGGTGGTGGTTTCCGTGGCAGGGGTTGGCATTGTCTACCTGGGCAAGGAGCCCATCAGTAAAGACAGCCTGGGCGAGAAGTTAAAGGAAAAAATGGCCAAGGCGGCCCGTGATCGCACGTCGCAGGTGGTCTATGTCCGTGCTGAAAAAACAGTTCCCGTTGGGGAAGTGTATGACGTCATCAAGGCGGCTCAGGACGCAAACGTTCCAAACCTTGGGTTAGTCACTGAAAAGAAAAAATAA
- a CDS encoding biopolymer transporter ExbD, with translation MSAFGSSSQTKPDMNVTPLIDVLLVLIIIFMVVKHSDPQKLDSDVPEKTSEQVYVLSHFRLFFVECDENGKNIKLNRIPMATSEELRNRLSTELKGRLPDDRNTFISAPRNTKYEYVANLVDVVRGAEPDPQNKTVRVGLDHENRK, from the coding sequence ATGTCAGCATTCGGAAGTAGCAGTCAGACCAAACCTGACATGAACGTGACCCCGCTCATTGATGTGCTGCTGGTGTTAATCATCATTTTTATGGTGGTCAAGCACAGCGATCCTCAGAAGTTGGATAGCGACGTGCCGGAAAAAACATCGGAACAAGTCTATGTACTGAGCCACTTCCGTTTGTTTTTTGTTGAGTGCGATGAAAACGGGAAAAACATCAAACTCAACAGGATTCCAATGGCCACATCTGAGGAACTTCGGAACCGGCTCAGCACCGAACTGAAAGGGCGATTGCCCGATGATCGAAACACCTTTATCAGTGCGCCGCGCAATACCAAATATGAGTATGTGGCCAATCTGGTTGACGTCGTTCGTGGCGCGGAACCTGATCCACAGAACAAAACCGTCCGGGTGGGGCTCGATCACGAAAACAGAAAATAG
- a CDS encoding biopolymer transporter ExbD, producing MAMSSTEGGSNAKPNINVTPLIDVLLVLIIIFMVVKHSDPHKLDSDVPEKTPETLQAQPNNRLFFVECDENGKNIKLNTLPMATTEELGNRLKSEMKGRLPDDRNVFISAPRNTKYEYVANLVDVVRGAEPDPQNKTVRVGLDHENKK from the coding sequence ATGGCAATGTCATCAACCGAGGGCGGCAGCAATGCCAAACCAAACATTAACGTGACTCCATTGATTGACGTCCTGCTGGTGTTGATCATCATCTTCATGGTGGTTAAGCACAGCGATCCACATAAGCTCGACAGCGACGTTCCGGAAAAAACACCGGAGACTTTACAGGCACAGCCAAATAACCGGTTGTTCTTTGTTGAGTGTGATGAAAACGGGAAAAACATCAAACTCAACACGCTGCCGATGGCCACCACCGAGGAACTTGGCAACCGACTCAAGTCGGAAATGAAGGGCCGCTTACCGGATGACCGGAACGTGTTTATCAGTGCGCCACGCAACACCAAGTATGAATATGTGGCCAATCTGGTTGACGTCGTTCGTGGGGCGGAACCTGATCCACAGAACAAAACCGTCCGGGTGGGGCTCGATCACGAAAACAAAAAATAG
- a CDS encoding bifunctional (p)ppGpp synthetase/guanosine-3',5'-bis(diphosphate) 3'-pyrophosphohydrolase, with amino-acid sequence MIRIEDILDKIERYNPTADLDLLRRAYLLSARMHKGQVRKSGEPYLTHPMEVANILADLKLDVVSISTGLLHDVVEDTHVTVEEIEQQFGKEIAELVDGLTKIAHIENASREERQAETMRKMLLAMVSDIRVMLVKLADRLHNMRTMECMAPEKRAAKAQETLDVYAPIAHRLGMGKIRGELEDLSFQYLYPDDFLQLKAIVEKRRETLEPYLDEVKKEINRQMTLHGIRVVDIQGRIKRLYSLFLKLKRQRIPIDQVYDLMAVRVITETLPDCYAALGVIHNTWKPVPGRFKDWIAMPRNNMYQSLHTSVVGEKGQAFEIQIRTADMHKVAEEGIAAHWKYKEGKVSASQKDDEMYLWLKRLVEWQQEVSDSREFMDDLKVNLYPNDVYAFTPKGKVLELPRGATPIDFAYSIHSDVGQTCAGARVNGHIVKLSYQIKNGDVVEILTSPNARPSRDWLKMVKTGRARTRVRKYLAESERIRALEIGRKMLDREAERFKLNVKKEVTEIELQRIAPDYGLQRADDIISAIGYGKLEARSVLSKLVSPQRLAEVEDASKDPTGLKQVGKFIKRVLRLGTDRIQVRGVDDVMVFRSKCCNPIRGEKIIGYITRGKGVAVHQVQCPNAQALMINRERIIDVEWVTDDSMSASYAVSFTVVTENRQGMLADLTAAISNIKTDIRDARASVSDDGRGRINITAEIYDVKHLERVMRAVRTVPGVVDVERRFEAGSGNQTG; translated from the coding sequence ATGATTCGGATTGAAGATATTCTGGACAAAATTGAACGCTATAACCCGACGGCTGATCTGGATCTCCTGCGCCGGGCCTATTTGTTATCGGCCAGAATGCACAAAGGCCAGGTTCGAAAATCAGGTGAGCCGTATCTCACTCACCCGATGGAGGTCGCCAATATTCTGGCTGACCTGAAGCTGGATGTCGTGTCAATCTCAACTGGATTGCTCCACGATGTCGTTGAAGATACACACGTTACCGTCGAAGAAATCGAACAACAATTTGGAAAGGAAATTGCTGAACTGGTGGATGGGCTCACCAAAATTGCGCATATTGAAAATGCTTCCCGCGAAGAGCGGCAAGCTGAAACCATGCGCAAAATGTTACTGGCAATGGTCAGTGACATTCGGGTGATGCTGGTTAAACTGGCCGACCGGCTGCATAACATGCGGACCATGGAGTGCATGGCCCCAGAAAAAAGGGCGGCCAAAGCTCAGGAAACGCTGGACGTGTATGCTCCGATTGCCCACCGGTTGGGAATGGGAAAGATCCGTGGCGAGCTTGAAGACCTGAGTTTCCAGTATTTGTACCCGGATGATTTTCTTCAGTTAAAAGCCATTGTTGAAAAACGCCGTGAAACGCTGGAACCCTATCTGGACGAAGTCAAAAAAGAGATCAACCGTCAGATGACACTTCATGGGATTCGAGTCGTTGATATTCAGGGACGAATCAAGCGGCTGTACAGCCTGTTTTTAAAGTTAAAGCGCCAGCGAATTCCAATTGACCAGGTCTATGACTTAATGGCGGTCCGGGTGATTACCGAGACCTTACCAGATTGTTATGCAGCGCTTGGGGTCATTCACAACACCTGGAAACCGGTTCCTGGCCGGTTTAAGGATTGGATTGCCATGCCACGAAATAATATGTACCAGTCGCTGCATACCTCCGTGGTGGGTGAAAAAGGACAGGCGTTTGAAATACAAATCCGAACCGCCGACATGCACAAAGTTGCCGAGGAAGGCATTGCGGCCCACTGGAAATATAAAGAAGGAAAGGTGAGCGCTTCCCAAAAGGACGATGAGATGTACCTGTGGCTCAAACGACTGGTTGAGTGGCAACAGGAAGTCTCAGATTCCAGGGAATTTATGGATGACCTCAAGGTCAATCTGTATCCCAATGACGTGTATGCCTTTACTCCAAAGGGGAAAGTACTTGAACTCCCCCGTGGTGCAACTCCGATTGATTTCGCCTATTCGATCCATAGCGACGTGGGGCAAACCTGTGCTGGGGCCCGAGTCAATGGCCATATCGTCAAACTGTCCTACCAGATTAAGAATGGGGATGTGGTTGAAATCTTAACCTCCCCCAATGCCCGCCCGTCCCGTGACTGGTTAAAGATGGTGAAGACCGGGCGTGCACGAACTCGGGTCCGCAAATACCTGGCCGAAAGTGAACGAATTCGGGCCTTGGAAATTGGCCGGAAAATGCTTGATCGTGAAGCCGAGCGGTTCAAGCTCAATGTGAAAAAAGAGGTCACTGAAATTGAATTGCAGCGAATTGCGCCAGACTATGGCCTGCAGCGAGCTGATGACATTATTTCAGCAATTGGGTACGGCAAGCTGGAAGCACGTAGCGTTTTATCGAAACTGGTTTCACCTCAACGGCTGGCCGAAGTCGAGGATGCTTCAAAAGATCCGACAGGTTTGAAACAAGTTGGAAAATTCATCAAACGAGTCCTTCGATTGGGCACGGACCGGATTCAAGTCCGGGGCGTGGATGATGTCATGGTGTTTCGATCCAAATGCTGCAATCCAATCCGAGGCGAGAAAATCATTGGGTATATTACTCGGGGGAAAGGGGTTGCAGTGCATCAGGTCCAGTGCCCCAACGCCCAGGCGCTGATGATTAATCGGGAACGCATCATTGATGTCGAGTGGGTAACAGACGATTCGATGTCGGCCTCGTATGCGGTCAGCTTTACCGTTGTGACTGAAAACCGTCAGGGGATGCTCGCTGATTTAACGGCGGCAATTTCAAATATTAAAACTGATATCCGGGACGCCCGGGCCTCGGTTTCAGACGATGGACGGGGACGCATCAACATTACGGCTGAAATTTATGATGTAAAACACCTTGAGCGTGTGATGCGTGCCGTTCGAACCGTCCCCGGAGTGGTGGATGTTGAGCGTCGGTTTGAGGCTGGAAGCGGCAACCAGACAGGGTGA